In Antarcticibacterium arcticum, the genomic stretch AAGATAAGGTCCAACTCCACCCCGTGCCTTTCCATTTTCAACTTCAAAATAGGACGTTCTTATGGTTAATTCATCCCCCTCACAAAGGTTTCTCGAAATAATAAATGCTTCCATTGCATCTATAATTGTAAATGCCTTCTTAAAGGTGCATCCTTTCGTATCTTTAACCGTAAGTTCGTAATTTCCGGCTAATAGGCTGGTGGCAGTTTTCGTGGATTGTAGAATATTTGACTCACCTACTTTTCTCCATTCATAGGTATACCCTGCGGTTCCCCCTGTTGGATTTGCAGTAGCAGTTCCTGTGGCTGTACCATAAGTGGTAGTTCTCGTGATAGCTACTTCAGCACTAAGGGGTGCTGCAGGTTGTGTAATTTCATAATTTTCCTTTAGGGTAATAAAGCAGGCTGGAGAAGCTTTATCACGTATTTGCACATTGTAAGAACCTTTACTAAGGCCTGTAAAATTCCCTGAGGTTTGCCACGTTGTACCATTTATACTATATTCAAATGTTCCCTTTCCTCCTGTAGGGTTGGTAATGGTGATCTTTCCGTCATTACCGTTAAAACAACTCACATTGGTCCTTGTCACTGTACCGTTAAGAACGCCGGGTTGGCTTATTGTAACGGTCTTTTGCAGGGAACAGCCTTTACTGTCCTTTACAAAGATGGTATGGGTCCCTGCCGGCAATCCGGTAAAGATTTTGGAATCGCTAAAATTTGAATTATCAATAGAAAATTGATAATTGCCGTTCCCGCCAGATACAGTTCCTGCCGTTGCTGTACCATCACTTGCACCGAAACATGTGGCAGGTGTTGAAGTAGCATCGGTCATTTGCATTTCCTGTGGTTCTTCCAGTTCCAAATTAGATTCCAGAACCACAATACAACCCGGATTTTGTGCATCCCGAATTTGAACCGAATAGGTGCCGCCCGTTAAATTAGAAAACGTGCCGCTTTGTTGCCAGTTCGTTCCGTTGATACTATATTCATAATTCCCAAATCCTCCACTTGGATCGGTAATACTTATAATGCCATCCTTATTCCCATTACAGGTCACACTTGTATTGGTGAAAGCGGCATCCAATTGTTCCGGCTGAATAATTGTTACCTGGGCAGCAACTTCACAACCATTGCTATCGGTTACTGTTACAGAATAATCTCCCGGAGTTAGATTTTCAACTTTGGCTGTGTTTCCTGCCGTTCCCCAATTATACGTGAAAGGTCCAACCCCGCCCGAAACTATCGCTTCAGCAGTTCCGTTTGCAGCTCCAAAACATACTATATCCTTTTTCTGAACAGTAACTGAAAGGGGATTAATGGTAATAAGCTGTTTTACGGTTGAGGTGTTGCCAGCTGCATCTGTAAAGGTCCAGGTGATCTCACCCGAAGAGGTAAAAGTTGTGGACCTGTTTCCGGTAGCTGTGATCTCATTATCGCAATTATCAATTGCAACGGGAACAGCGATTGTATAAGCACATCCCCAGGTGATATTTTCCAGGGTGGGAACTACAGGTGCTTCATTGTCTTTTACAATTATTTTCTGGGTAACAGGCGCAGCGCCATTGCCATTATCATCTGTTGCGGTCCAGGTGATGATGGTTTCCCCTGTAGGAAAAGGATCAGACAAGGATTTATTGTCACTCCTGCTCCCGGAAGGAGTAGCAACCGTACAATTATCGCTTACTGCGGGCGCTGTAATATTTATTGAGGCAGAACACACTCCTGCATCGGTATTGGCATTGATATCAGCTGCAGGGGCTATCACAGGGATTATAGTATCCTCAACGGTTACCACAGCAGTTTTTGAAGCCGGATTTCCGTTTTTATCTGTTGCCGATAAAGTAACGGTATTGGCCCCAACATTGGAACAATCAAAAGAAGTTTTGTCAGTAGAAAATGTAAGTGCGCCACAGGAATCTGTACTCCCGTCATTGACTGCATCCTGGGTAATTGTAGCTGCTCCGTTGGCATCTAACTGAACTGTAATGTTTTTTGTATTGACTACCGGGGCAACTTTATCCTCCACATTTACTGTAGCCTGGCCAGTACTTGTATTTCCATTTTCATCTGTTACAGTTAAGGTAACGGTATTTGGCCCCACATTGGAACAATCAAAAGAAGTTTTGTCGGTGGAAAATGTAAGTCCGCCACAGGAATCGGTACTCCCGTCATTGACTGCATCCTGGGTAATTGTAGCTGTTCCGTTGGCATCTAACTGAATAGTGATATTTTTTGTATTAACTACAGGGGCTACTTTATCTTCTACTGTTACGATTGCTTCTGCAGAACCTGTATTTCCATTTTCATCTGTTACAGTTAAGGTAACGGTATTTGCTCCAACATTAGAACAATCAAAAGAAGTTTTGTCAGTAGAATAAGTAAGTCCTCCACAGGAATCGGTACTCCCGTCATTGACTGCATCCTCGCCGATACTAGCCGTTCCGTTGGTATCTAACTGAACAGTAATGTTTTTTGTGCTAACCAGAGGGGCTACTTTATCTTCTACTGTAACAGTTGCTTCTGCAGAATTTGTATTTCCATTTTCATCTGTTACGGATAAAGTAACGGTATTTGCTCCTACATTAGAGCAGTCAAAGGTATTAGGATTTACTTGAAGGGATGCAATTCCGCATGCATCATTGGAGCCATTATCAACATCGGCGGCGGTTATGGTTGTTTGTCCGTTGGCATCCAGCTGTACTGTAATGTTCTGGGTTATGGCATTCGGATTTGTGTCGTCTTTAACAGTGATTTCAATTTCTGAAGATGTTGTAGCAACATCTTGAGAATCTGTTACAGTTACAGTATATTTTCCCGGAGCAAGGCCGGAAATGTTTTGAGTTGTTTGACCAGAGCTCCATAAATAGGTATAAGGTTCTGTACCCCCACTCACTGAAATATTAATCGCTCCATCATTGTTACCGGAACAAGTGGCATGTGTAATTTCGCCCACGGTTATAGCCGGGCTTGAGGCGCTCTTTAAAGAAGACCTTACTCCTGCAGCTTCAAATGTGGCTACAGGAATTATTTTGGCCCGTTGCTCAAGGGGAGCATCGGCCTGGGGCAAAGCATCAGGAGCGAGCAAGGATGAAACCTTCTCAGAAATCTTAGTAAAACTGATCTCTGAAAAATTAACCCTGGTTTCCGATAAGATAAAATTGGTAAAACCCAGAAATGTTATAATAACAAGAATAGCTTTTACGCGCGGAGTAATTTTTCCCATACGCTAACATTTATAATAATTTGTAAAATTATATATAAAAAATTAGAAATAAGGGAATTAGGTCAAAAATTTACCGATTAACGACCAAATTTGCCGATTAAATACGCTTGTTTTTTATATCAACTGCTGTTTTGTAGGAATTATCTTGTTAATTACTTATGATGATCTTTTTAGTTATAACCTTATCGCTGACATACATTTTCAAGATATATACGCCTGAACTGTATCCCCGAACCGGTAAAATAATCTCTTTCTCATTGGTGATCTGGTCGTAATCTTCCAGTAAATTTCCGTTAAGGTCAAACAGATAAAGGTTTGAAATTTCAATTTGCTCCGGATTCAAAATTTGGATCTGTCGGTTGGCATAAGAATGACGTACCCGTAAAACGATTCCATAATCTTTACCATCCGGTCCTGGTTCAACAGGAGGCAATACCTCTTCATCTTTAGAGAAAATTATCTCAAAACGGTCATGAATAGTGCCGGGCTCAGATGTTGAGAAGTAAGCCGATTTTCGGAGATCATGAATACTGTCTTTCAACTTATCATTTAGATAAATATTCAATTCATTATTCCCGTTTTCCAGTGTATCCAGTCGTATCCTGAATTCCTTGTTTTCTTTGACCTTTATTCCCAGAGGTATAATCCTGTCTTTATTGAAATCGGCAATTGACTGAATAACAAGCTTGTTTTCTCCCTGCAGGAAGTACATATCTTCAATATTATTATCAAACAGGTGAGCATCATATCCAAGATCAAAAGCATCAGTAGTGCCAGGAATTGCTCCTACGAGGATCTGGCGCCAATATCCAACTGGTGATGAGAATGAAAGCCTTATCTTTTTAAATTCTGTGTCTTTTGCTTTGACATTTTTTTCTCCTGTTTCTGGTTTAAGGAAAAGAGAGTTAGATCCAAATCCTCCCTCAATCTCAAATTTTCTTTGTGAATTTTTAAATTTTACCTTCCCGCCTAAGATTGGAAACGCAGATTCCAAGGTTGTAGAATTAATCATGAAGCCTTGAGCTACTGGAATATACGGTCCTGGGATTTTATTATTAGGCTCCCCTGTATTATCAATACGCTCATCCACAGATGCAGCCGGAACCGCACCACCTATATTCAATACCGCATATCCACCTATATATTCTTTTAGAATATGGCTAACTTCCTGAAAATGATCCCAGAAATAAAGGGAGCCGTCAAATACATTTCTATCATTTTTACCTCCAGACACATCTTTAAGATTATCGCGAATAAATTCATGTGCATCAATCGCCGATGGATAGGGATTTCCAATCAAATAATTTTGGTCGACACTCAAATCAGGAAGCGTAAGATCCCCATTGTGAGGTTTGCCTCTGAAAGTATAATTTTGTCCATCTGCCATTCTAGCATACCCATCAGTTCCCTTCATCGTGAAACCTTCTCCAGAATTTACCGTACCCGTTGACCCAATATGTTTCCATTCGGAATAAGCATTTGCCGTTGCAGGAGAAAATTTCCATAACCAATAGGCGCTTATTATTAAAGAATTTGGTGACCTGGCACCATCGGCAGCGGCATGAGATGCCGGGAAACTTATTGAAATTGGGGAAGCCGGATTTGTTCCATTTAGAAGAACTCCCCCTACTGAATATCCTCCATTAATCGAAGTTGCACTAACCGGGGAAGACCAATAATTATAGATAAAACTATTTCGCTTTCCTTGTTGATCACGATCCAGATGGCCGGTACTGGCCGGATCTACAATACTCAATTCAGGTTGTAACAACTGTGATTCACCATTAAGATCTATTATACCGTCTAATTTTAGATAATGAGAAATTGTAAGAGCTTTTCCGGTTCCCACCAATTCATGAGACTCATTGGCAGGAATATCCCCAACCATATCTAATGTATTAACTTCAGATATTAAACCCAGGACAGAAATATCCCTTGTTGAATTCACATTATGTTTAGTTCGCACAATATTCCAGTCTAATCCACCTGAATTCGGTATTTGCCAAACATCAGGATATGCCCAGGTAGCATCCGCATCCCAAGATCCATCCTGTTTGGTAAAATATGGCAAAGGGGCCGTATTCTCCTGAGTGGTGGTCATATTTCGTAATTTACCATTTACTGGAGAACCAGAAAGATCAGGAGTATAACCCCCATTTAAGATGGAGGTAGTAAGTAATTGGTAATATCCTGCAAGACTTCCAAATTCTGGAGCATCGGGATGAACCATATCAACCTGCACTCCAATATTACCAGTATCTTTTAAACGCTGGTTCATGGTAAAACGAATATTCTTTTCCGAAATCTTCGTATTCCAAATTCGTACTTCTTCAATCCAACCAGAGAAATGATTTTCTGTATTGGGAGCATTCCATCGCGCGCCTATAAAAGATCTTTTAACATCGCCAGTGCCTGAAATGGTTGTCCCCTTTGCAATTCCATCCACATATAATTTACCATCTGAATCAACTGCAATATGGTACCATCGTCCGTTAGTTGAAACTAACCCGGAAAGGTCACTCATATTAATTTCCAACTGAGGAGTACTTATAATAGTTCCGGTTGCAGCCTCCGGCCTTATCCAGGCTTCTATGCTGTAGTCACCAGTATATCCTTCGCCAAGGTCAACGAAATCATCTATGCCGTCAAAGTCAAGGGTTGTACAGGCTTTAACGGTAAATGTTATTTTTTCATATACAGGAGGACAGGATTCATTTTTATATTGATCCTCTGGCCTGCTCAAGGAGTATTGTAAGGTATATTCCCCTTCAATCCCCGGGGAAAAAATGGCTGCAGTGTCTTTTATTGAGGGGGAGAAATGAGCTTCTGAAAAAGTATAACCTGCCGGTTTGGTCACTACTTCCCATTTAGCCGAGTATCCGTCGGCTGTAGGAAAAGTTTTCATCTTGTTCAAACCACTGTTCTCAATACTTCCTTTTAATTGCACATTTTCAAAACCACAACTGCCTCCCAGAGCAGTAGCTTTGGAAGTATACTGGTCAAAAACAAATACATTAATAGTTGAGGAGTTTTCTACAACTGGACATTGTGCCCCTGTACTATCAAAAGTCAATCTTGTTTTAATTTCGAATTCGTTCAATCCTATAAGACTTGGCTCCCATTGTTCAGAATTATTTCTCCCAATTTCAACAGGATTGTCAGGATCGGTATAATCTGTCCAAATCATTTCTACCCCACTTGGACCTTCTGGAACTGATAACCCATCAATGGCCCAGACATCACCATCTCGAGCGCCAATAAAATGCCACCTTATTCTTAGGTTTCCCTGCCCCAAATATGAGGCGAGATCAATGGAAATTTTGTTCCGGGGGTCAGAGGTTGAACCAAATCTATTATAACTTTCACTTGTTGCAGGACCAACTACTTCATATAAGATAGATTGATAATTTGCACCTCCATCGGTTGAAATTTCAACTCTAATTATAGCACCCTCCGTTAGGTTATACCCCTGATCAAAGGTAAGAGTTGCAGATTCCATGGCATAAGTGTTAAAGACAGGAGTCTCCAAAGTGGAAGCGTTTTTTCCTGTAACAATTGCAAATTTCTTATCTCCAGAATCCCACGTCTGGTTAGATCCTGTGGTAGGATTATTTATATTTGCAGTGTAAAACGGTTGATCATTGGTGTTTGACCAAATATTTGGTCTGGTATTATTTCCAGAAGCGGGAAAATCCAAATTGGTGGTGCTTCCATCCCTTCTCACTCTCCAGCCTTCATTGGTAAGAGAGTTGGCATTATTAAAATCTCCCCCGCTCATCACATCACTGGCATTACCATATCCGGAGCTTGCGCTAAGGGTAACTAACTCTCCTATACATACCACTCCGGGAGTAACGGTCACAGGATTAGGTGCAATGTCAGAGGAAATGATGCTTAAAGTTGCATTTTGGGAAAATACATTTGGAGTACAGGCACCACTTGTCATCTCAACTTCAAAAATAGTGGTCTGATTCAGGCCAAGACTTTTAATAAGTTCGGCTGTTAAAGTTTTTCCAGTAAAAGGCTCTCCATTTACCATCACGGTCGACCAGGAAGTGGCTGTACTCTGCGCGTATCTCCACCTCACCACCGTTCCTGTCTCACCCGTTAAATTTATTGGAACATTATAATCTGAACCCGGATTGGAACAGGTTTCCAGCACCCTGCCAAAATTCTCGAAAGCCAATTCACCTCCAATGGGAAGCGGATCGATAGAAACTGCAATTTCAGTAGAAGGTACTTCGTCACAAACCCCGTTTTTAACAATTGCTCTGAATGTTGTGGTTCCGGAAATATTTTGAAAATCTAAATTTTCAGTAGTCATTGAAATTGCAGCCCAGTTTGTGCCGTCAGTAGTACTTTCCCATCTCAGAATTTCTCCTTTAAAATCTGCCACGGTCAGTGTTCCCGCGTTATTGGAAACACAAACAGAAGAAGGCCCTGAAACTGTTCCACCTTGAGAAGGCTCCTCCACATTTATGCTGAATACGTTTTCGTTTATACAACCATTCGCATCTGTTCCAATAACCTTGTATTCAAAAGTTCCTACAGTGTTCCCGGTTACCGTTACTTCCGGGTCAGTCCCTATTTCGGCATTATTGAAATACCACATGTAGTTGGTCGCACCCGAAGCGACTAACTTGGTACTGCTGTTAAGGCAAATTTCAGAAGCAAAACCGTCGGCAATATTTATTTGAACATTGGGAAGTTCATTTATGATGATATCAACTTTTGTACGTTCGCTTTCACACCCCGTACTTGTTAAAGTCTGGCTCACCCAATAAGAGGTTAACTTCACTTCACCAGTATTAGGGGTGGGAGCAGAACTAAGGGCTGTAGTAGCGTTTTCTGCATCATACCAATTTAAGGTGGTGCCCTCGGCTGGTGTTAAAGAAATAGGATCTGTGACTGTTTCATTAAAACAAAAGCTGAATTGAATAGTCTCTGTAGCTATAGGCTGTGGTTTGTCATATACAGTAACTACAAGTTCCGCAGGATCGCTTTCACAGCTATTTGGTTGTTTTTGTGTAACCCAGTAAGAGGTTGTACCTGCTGTTTCTGTGGTAGGAGTAACAGACGTTCCTAAATATGTGTACTCCGTGCTGGAGGCATCATAACTATACCATAAAAGTTCATTGTCCTCGTTAGCCTTAGTAGCTGTTAAGGCCGTAGGAGTGGCATTTAAACAATATTCAACAGTAGCAGTAACTGGTTTATCCGGCCTTTTATTTACCCTGAATGTAAAAGATTTGGAGGTTGCTTCGGGACAGGTGAAATAATCGGGGCCATCAATTATCACGGCATATATTCCATCGTCATTTGAATCAATATTAAGTATAGTTAAAGTGCCTGTGTAAACTCCATCTGTACCTGTGGGCCCGGATTTGGTCATCACATATTTATCAGCAACTTCATTTATTGGATTCCCGTCCTTGATCCACTGGAATGTTAATTCGGCACCATTTGCATGCGCTTCATAATCGAATGACAGAGATTCATAATCATCTTCACAAATGGTAATATCTTCTGCAGGTTTTATAATAACTATGTCTTCGTCAATATTCAGAGTTACGGGGTCTGAAGTTTCTGATGCACATACAGCATTGCTACTACTAACTACCACATAATATTCTCCTGCATTGGTTGAAGTTGCATTCGAAAATGATAAAGTTGGATTGGTTTCTCCATTGATCTGAACAAAAGTGCCTCCTGTATCTTTCTTGTACCATTGGTATGCAAGATTATCCCCTGTCGCAACTACTTCAAAAGAGGCAGGATTAGTTGAACAGGTACCAAAATTTACCGGCTGTGTTGTAATTTGTACCTTTTCAAATATCTCAACCTGGGTAGTCGCTTCTATAATAGCACAACCATCACCTTCTGTTTCCTTTGAATAAGTTATTGTATGAATGCCTGGAGTACTGGCTTGAGGATTAATGCTTCCATCGGCCTCAATAACTAAACCAGAAGTTGCGGAAAAAATACCTCCTGTGTAATCACCCATTGTACTGCTATAGCTCACTGCAATTGCGTCGTCTGTATTACATAAAGGTGTTTCGTAGCTAATAGAAACTTGTGGCATAAGGGTTATAGTAACTTCCGTTTCAACAACAACAGCATCACAACCTAAGGAAGCCGGAATTGTATAAGTAACTTTATAAGTATCCGGATTACTGGTCTTCGGATTTATGGCCCCGGTGCTCGGGTCCAGATCAAGTCCGCCTGGGTTGGAGGAAAAAGTTCCGCCTTCATAAATTCCAATACCATTGGTGAAATTAACAGATTGTGCGGTTTCATCGGCAGTACAGAAAGGCCCGTCATAAGCTATTTCAACGAAAGGAGTTTGTGTAATGCTGACCTCTGTTGTTGCGGTAACTTCACCACAGCCTGCAGTTGCGGGAGTTTTATAACTTACAGTATAAGTTCCCACAGAACTTGCAGCAGGATCAATTGCACCCGAAGAAGAATTAATCGATAGGCCAGCCATTGCAGAATATGTTCCTCCTGTATAAGCATCTGTTCCCTCT encodes the following:
- a CDS encoding Ig-like domain-containing protein, whose protein sequence is MEKKLLSGFFIISLFLLVSFSGYGQCPTSVSISSDKGNTICAGTEVTFTASANGGTNLAYQWQIGQVNQNNETNSTFKTSSLTNGQKVRVVVTSTAEGFETCSISSSEITMTVNVVRTPTVSISSNKTSICPGESVTYTASNTFGGTSPQYSFYLNGETSTLQTGSSNTFTTTTLDNGDRIRVVLTSNLECVTSSTAEVTSSAITVRAGTPVKPGTISAAETAICPGASQTYSISPVTGASSYQWTLPSGWAGNSTSTSITATAGTNSGTISVKAINDCGTGEAENIEITVKAGTPAVPNNISGETAVCPGVSQTYSITDVANASVYIWTLPSGWSGTSTTNSITVTTGPSGSGNISVQAKNDCGTSTARNLAVSVKAGTPAQPGTITGTAEVCPGVSQTYSITAVTGATSYIWTLPNSGWTGTSTTNSITVTSGTTGGNISVKATNDCGTSVEQTLALTVKAGTPATPGTINGATTICPGDVETYSFDAVSGATEYIWSLPSGFSAPSTTTASPSIDITAGNSGSGTITVKAVNSCGTSATSSISISINNPVPVMSGTITGPAEMCSTATGLQYSIPAITNATEYVWTVPSGWTITGGTGTRTITVSASSNSGNIFVIAKNTCGDSASSANFAVTSVTGVPATPGALTAPNLPTGAICPPATGIQFTVPTVTGANSYLWTLPTGWEITSGAGSNSITVRVNSTAATTANASVSVQAVNICGNSEKSTLSGIAIDNHVVTNAGADQTVCKVISPISIEGTYSFSGTNANLKPTWSAPTGMGSFDNASKLAAKFTPTQAALDAGSVIITLTTDAPSGACGPGKDEMKITFKPLITATIAATSPACNGNTSTLTFTGTPNSRITYKKDNGANQTVDIGASGTAIVTTAVLTANATYSLVSGLYLDTPACSNALTGSATITITAKPTAVIAYSAAPFCTALSTGQTPSLTGTGAYTGGTYSSTTGLTIDSSTGAVTPSTSTPGTYTVTYKTPASGGCEEIIATTEITITKQPTASITYSGIPFCTSDSDSKPVTLSGTDGFSGGTFSAPAGLTIDATTGAITASSSTAGTYLITYETPSAGGCSPVPATTEIVITKAPTVTISYPDAPFCLADTSEKEVTIEGTDAYTGGTYSAMAGLSINSSSGAIDPAASSVGTYTVSYKTPATAGCGEVTATTEVSITQTPFVEIAYDGPFCTADETAQSVNFTNGIGIYEGGTFSSNPGGLDLDPSTGAINPKTSNPDTYKVTYTIPASLGCDAVVVETEVTITLMPQVSISYETPLCNTDDAIAVSYSSTMGDYTGGIFSATSGLVIEADGSINPQASTPGIHTITYSKETEGDGCAIIEATTQVEIFEKVQITTQPVNFGTCSTNPASFEVVATGDNLAYQWYKKDTGGTFVQINGETNPTLSFSNATSTNAGEYYVVVSSSNAVCASETSDPVTLNIDEDIVIIKPAEDITICEDDYESLSFDYEAHANGAELTFQWIKDGNPINEVADKYVMTKSGPTGTDGVYTGTLTILNIDSNDDGIYAVIIDGPDYFTCPEATSKSFTFRVNKRPDKPVTATVEYCLNATPTALTATKANEDNELLWYSYDASSTEYTYLGTSVTPTTETAGTTSYWVTQKQPNSCESDPAELVVTVYDKPQPIATETIQFSFCFNETVTDPISLTPAEGTTLNWYDAENATTALSSAPTPNTGEVKLTSYWVSQTLTSTGCESERTKVDIIINELPNVQINIADGFASEICLNSSTKLVASGATNYMWYFNNAEIGTDPEVTVTGNTVGTFEYKVIGTDANGCINENVFSINVEEPSQGGTVSGPSSVCVSNNAGTLTVADFKGEILRWESTTDGTNWAAISMTTENLDFQNISGTTTFRAIVKNGVCDEVPSTEIAVSIDPLPIGGELAFENFGRVLETCSNPGSDYNVPINLTGETGTVVRWRYAQSTATSWSTVMVNGEPFTGKTLTAELIKSLGLNQTTIFEVEMTSGACTPNVFSQNATLSIISSDIAPNPVTVTPGVVCIGELVTLSASSGYGNASDVMSGGDFNNANSLTNEGWRVRRDGSTTNLDFPASGNNTRPNIWSNTNDQPFYTANINNPTTGSNQTWDSGDKKFAIVTGKNASTLETPVFNTYAMESATLTFDQGYNLTEGAIIRVEISTDGGANYQSILYEVVGPATSESYNRFGSTSDPRNKISIDLASYLGQGNLRIRWHFIGARDGDVWAIDGLSVPEGPSGVEMIWTDYTDPDNPVEIGRNNSEQWEPSLIGLNEFEIKTRLTFDSTGAQCPVVENSSTINVFVFDQYTSKATALGGSCGFENVQLKGSIENSGLNKMKTFPTADGYSAKWEVVTKPAGYTFSEAHFSPSIKDTAAIFSPGIEGEYTLQYSLSRPEDQYKNESCPPVYEKITFTVKACTTLDFDGIDDFVDLGEGYTGDYSIEAWIRPEAATGTIISTPQLEINMSDLSGLVSTNGRWYHIAVDSDGKLYVDGIAKGTTISGTGDVKRSFIGARWNAPNTENHFSGWIEEVRIWNTKISEKNIRFTMNQRLKDTGNIGVQVDMVHPDAPEFGSLAGYYQLLTTSILNGGYTPDLSGSPVNGKLRNMTTTQENTAPLPYFTKQDGSWDADATWAYPDVWQIPNSGGLDWNIVRTKHNVNSTRDISVLGLISEVNTLDMVGDIPANESHELVGTGKALTISHYLKLDGIIDLNGESQLLQPELSIVDPASTGHLDRDQQGKRNSFIYNYWSSPVSATSINGGYSVGGVLLNGTNPASPISISFPASHAAADGARSPNSLIISAYWLWKFSPATANAYSEWKHIGSTGTVNSGEGFTMKGTDGYARMADGQNYTFRGKPHNGDLTLPDLSVDQNYLIGNPYPSAIDAHEFIRDNLKDVSGGKNDRNVFDGSLYFWDHFQEVSHILKEYIGGYAVLNIGGAVPAASVDERIDNTGEPNNKIPGPYIPVAQGFMINSTTLESAFPILGGKVKFKNSQRKFEIEGGFGSNSLFLKPETGEKNVKAKDTEFKKIRLSFSSPVGYWRQILVGAIPGTTDAFDLGYDAHLFDNNIEDMYFLQGENKLVIQSIADFNKDRIIPLGIKVKENKEFRIRLDTLENGNNELNIYLNDKLKDSIHDLRKSAYFSTSEPGTIHDRFEIIFSKDEEVLPPVEPGPDGKDYGIVLRVRHSYANRQIQILNPEQIEISNLYLFDLNGNLLEDYDQITNEKEIILPVRGYSSGVYILKMYVSDKVITKKIIISN